A stretch of the bacterium genome encodes the following:
- a CDS encoding cupin domain-containing protein: protein MNLEVKIEKPTQEQLKSLNVESWSPWECEPETFDWQYSCDESAYVLEGKVKIDTPTGIVEINKGDLVHFPKGLKCTWHVIDKIRKVYSFK from the coding sequence ATGAATCTTGAGGTTAAAATTGAAAAACCGACTCAAGAACAACTAAAATCATTAAATGTGGAGAGCTGGAGTCCATGGGAATGTGAACCAGAGACATTTGATTGGCAATATTCATGCGACGAAAGTGCTTATGTCTTAGAAGGCAAGGTGAAAATTGATACCCCGACAGGTATAGTTGAGATTAACAAGGGTGACTTAGTCCATTTCCCAAAAGGACTAAAATGCACCTGGCATGTGATTGATAAGATTCGGAAGGTATATAGCTTTAAATAA
- a CDS encoding type II toxin-antitoxin system PemK/MazF family toxin produces MKKGGQIVLFRFPQTDLVGGKLRPALLLSRLPGEYDNWLICMISSQTRHYIPDFDEFVREEDSDFATSGLKVFSVIRIGRLAVVESEVFLGTIGEIAPERLERIKKHLADWLIRN; encoded by the coding sequence ATGAAAAAGGGAGGACAGATTGTTTTATTTCGGTTTCCACAAACGGATTTGGTAGGAGGCAAACTTCGCCCTGCGCTTCTGCTGAGTAGGCTCCCAGGAGAATATGATAATTGGTTGATATGCATGATTTCATCGCAGACACGGCATTACATCCCAGACTTTGACGAATTTGTCAGGGAAGAAGATTCTGACTTTGCAACAAGTGGATTGAAAGTGTTTAGTGTCATTCGAATTGGGCGTTTGGCAGTGGTAGAAAGCGAGGTTTTTCTTGGCACTATAGGCGAAATAGCTCCAGAGAGATTGGAACGGATCAAAAAACATTTGGCGGATTGGCTAATTAGGAATTAG
- a CDS encoding DUF2281 domain-containing protein, which translates to MIAERIQEDVQKLPNSLQAEVLDFIEYLLLKAERETLRHEEKKWATSSLAFAMRGMEDEDTPVYTTADLRMVFS; encoded by the coding sequence ATGATTGCCGAAAGAATTCAAGAAGATGTACAGAAATTACCTAATTCTCTACAAGCAGAAGTACTGGATTTCATTGAATATCTTCTTCTCAAAGCCGAACGTGAAACTCTTCGCCACGAAGAAAAGAAGTGGGCAACTTCGTCTCTTGCCTTTGCGATGCGTGGTATGGAAGATGAAGATACGCCAGTATATACTACTGCGGACTTGAGGATGGTGTTTTCATGA